The Temnothorax longispinosus isolate EJ_2023e chromosome 12, Tlon_JGU_v1, whole genome shotgun sequence genome includes a window with the following:
- the LOC139822766 gene encoding uncharacterized protein, which produces METLESSRVCRLCGQHSGISINIFDESENHVRKINAVLPIMVHEMDLLPKQMCHRCSYKLEEFHKFYVDCLKTDAALKSQLSWMRKGGGKEKIGVPMVHIENVKIKAEPLDYDVYELEPLVENIDYINSMNSVAYPTDGIHDGLTYAAFSRYRCCCDKKDQSRSTRTTAGLCQNYEGQMPRCGRIADVSRKRTLEDTTARLKPFKRNLFTQSVFPDCPQNRPPRVENAVGNARDHLATDTSTKDASPETRNHPHGRLETFPESRAVVKSTIVRNLRPRKNLVNYASNKKRMSSVNPGPSALSKSNVSDTKTTSTSDLEPTRQIKVELTDEPKGRNLRPRRSVVDYQEPKMKRKVSEHRTKKRKTDEQSSKLYSNNKSASDTPNLKVKQEVLDDLEAMVLSKTTNATAAPRLLSKLVALPANVEATTNNGNVSQRDYLKSQFRGQFQLAERKSLPNIVKNGLVKTKKTCRFPAANYSPKCLRSQDACLRNGKTRKSDFMEWSVKRLQARKLMDTINKGAKKSPMLKLSENIKHYCESCNVSFMTKELFRLHACYYD; this is translated from the exons ATGGAGACCCTCGAATCGAGCCGCGTGTGCCGCCTCTGCGGCCAGCACTCGGGCATCTCGATCAACATCTTCGACGAGAGCGAGAATCACGTCCGGAAAATCAACGCCGTGCTACCCATCATG GTGCACGAGATGGATCTACTGCCGAAACAGATGTGCCACCGGTGCAGCTACAAGTTGGAGGAATTCCACAAGTTCTACGTAGACTGCCTGAAGACGGACGCGGCGCTGAAGAGTCAGCTGTCGTGGATGCGGAAGGGTGGCGGTAAGGAGAAGATTGGCGTGCCGATGGTGCACATCGAGAACGTGAAGATCAAAGCGGAGCCGCTCGACTATGACGTGTACGAGCTGGAACCGCTGGTGGAGAACATCGACTACATCAACTCGATGAACTCGGTGGCGTACCCGACCGACGGCATCCACGACGGATTGACGTACGCGGCGTTCTCGCGCTACCGATGCTGCTGTGATAAGAAGGACCAAAGCAGATCGACGAGAACCACAGCGGGGCTCTGTCAGAATTACGAGGGACAGATGCCTAGATGCGGCAGAATCGCGGACGTCTCGCGGAAGAGGACTCTCGAGGACACCACCGCGCGGTTAAAACCGTTCAAGCGAAATCTCTTCACGCAGTCGGTGTTCCCGGATTGCCCGCAGAATCGTCCGCCGCGCGTCGAGAACGCCGTCGGGAACGCGCGAGATCATCTGGCCACAGACACGAGTACCAAAGATGCCTCTCCGGAAACGCGGAATCACCCTCACGGTAGACTCGAAACGTTTCCTGAGAGCCGGGCGGTTGTCAAGAGTACAATAGTGCGGAATCTGAGACCCAGGAAGAATCTGGTGAACTATGCGtcgaataaaaagagaatgtCGAGTGTCAATCCGGGACCATCCGCGTTAAGCAAGTCGAACGTTTCCGACACGAAGACGACGTCCACCTCAGACCTCGAGCCGACACGGCAGATCAAGGTGGAGCTGACGGACGAACCCAAAGGGCGCAACTTAAGGCCGAGAAGGAGTGTCGTAGACTACCAAGAGCCAAAGATGAAGAGAAAAGTTTCAGAGCATCGCACGAAGAAACGCAAGACGGACGAGCAGAGCTCGAAACTGTATTCAAACAACAAGAGTGCATCGGACACTCCAAACTTGAAAGTAAAACAGGAGGTTCTAGACGATTTGGAGGCTATGGTGCTCAGTAAAACGACCAATGCGACAGCGGCACCTCGATTACTGAGCAAACTCGTCGCGTTACCCGCGAATGTTGAAGCAACGACGAACAACGGTAACGTCAGTCAGCGAGATTATCTCAAGTCGCAATTTCGAGGTCAGTTCCAGCTGGCCGAGCGAAAGTCGCTCCCCAACATTGTGAAGAACGGCTTGGTGAAGACGAAGAAGACGTGTCGGTTTCCCGCGGCGAATTACTCGCCGAAGTGCCTGAGAAGCCAGGACGCTTGCCTGAGGAACGGTAAGACGAGAAAGAGCGATTTTATGGAGTGGTCGGTGAAGAGGCTGCAAGCGAGAAAGCTGATGGACACGATTAACAAAGGTGCGAAGAAGTCACCGATGCTAAAGCTATCCGAGAACATCAAGCACTATTGCGAGTCGTGCAATGTCAGTTTTATGACTAAGGAATTGTTCAGATTGCATGCGTGCTACTACGATTGA
- the LOC139822770 gene encoding pre-mRNA-splicing factor Syf2 isoform X1 translates to MATHHENSFFLSLSLFPVLTSFLSCRLYVFTLVRPSLENCISFYSTMDDAGPSASSAQSATTKHEERLKRLRELHAKRNEARMQNHKEVVEEDKRNKLPANWESRKRQAEWIMQDEAARKEAETKGEDYERKKLLSIDATEAERIARKKKSKQNPDPGFSDYEQAAIRCYNRLVKNVKPNMEAYEEAKEKLGPAFYGDPNTILHGLHEDKKEAVDKMVTNLEKQIAKREKYSRRRMHNDDADIDYINERNAKFNQKLERFYGEYTRETKLNLERGTAI, encoded by the exons ATGGCGACCCACCACgaaaattctttctttctctctctctctctctttccagtATTGACGAGTTTCTTGAGTTGCCGTCTTTACGTATTTACGTTAGTCCGCCCGAGTTTGGAAAATTGCATCTCATTTTACTCGACGATGGATGACGCTGGGCCGAGTGCGTCGTCCGCGCAATCCGCGACGACAAAGCACGAGGAAAGGCTGAAACGACTCCGAGAACTGCACGCCAAGAGG AACGAGGCCAGAATGCAGAACCACAAGGAAGTCGTGGAGGAGGATAAGAGGAACAAGCTGCCTGCCAATTGGGAATCCCGCAAGAGGCAGGCCGAGTGGATAATGCAGGACGAAGCTGCTAGGAAAGAGGCAGAGACTAAG GGTGAAGACTACGAACGGAAAAAATTGCTGAGTATCGATGCCACGGAAGCAGAGAGAATAGCCAGGAAGAAGAAAAGCAAACAGAATCCCGATCCAGGTTTCTCGGACTACGAGCAAGCGGCGATACGTTGTTACAATAGACTGGTGAAAAACGTTAAACCGAACATGGAGGCATATGAGGAGGCGAAGGAGAAGTTAGGACCTGCTTTTTACGGCGATCCGAACACGATATTGCACGGCTTGCACGAAGACAAAAAAGAAGCGGTAGATAAAATGGTTACCAATTTGGAGAAGCA gaTTGCAAAACGAGAGAAATACAGTAGACGTAGAATGCACAATGACGACGCGGATATCGATTATATCAACGAGCGTAACGCCAAGTTCAATCAGAAATTGGAGAGATTCTACGGCGAGTATACTCGGGAAACGAAGCTAAACTTGGAGAGGGGTACGGCTATATAA
- the LOC139822770 gene encoding pre-mRNA-splicing factor Syf2 isoform X2: MDDAGPSASSAQSATTKHEERLKRLRELHAKRNEARMQNHKEVVEEDKRNKLPANWESRKRQAEWIMQDEAARKEAETKGEDYERKKLLSIDATEAERIARKKKSKQNPDPGFSDYEQAAIRCYNRLVKNVKPNMEAYEEAKEKLGPAFYGDPNTILHGLHEDKKEAVDKMVTNLEKQIAKREKYSRRRMHNDDADIDYINERNAKFNQKLERFYGEYTRETKLNLERGTAI; encoded by the exons ATGGATGACGCTGGGCCGAGTGCGTCGTCCGCGCAATCCGCGACGACAAAGCACGAGGAAAGGCTGAAACGACTCCGAGAACTGCACGCCAAGAGG AACGAGGCCAGAATGCAGAACCACAAGGAAGTCGTGGAGGAGGATAAGAGGAACAAGCTGCCTGCCAATTGGGAATCCCGCAAGAGGCAGGCCGAGTGGATAATGCAGGACGAAGCTGCTAGGAAAGAGGCAGAGACTAAG GGTGAAGACTACGAACGGAAAAAATTGCTGAGTATCGATGCCACGGAAGCAGAGAGAATAGCCAGGAAGAAGAAAAGCAAACAGAATCCCGATCCAGGTTTCTCGGACTACGAGCAAGCGGCGATACGTTGTTACAATAGACTGGTGAAAAACGTTAAACCGAACATGGAGGCATATGAGGAGGCGAAGGAGAAGTTAGGACCTGCTTTTTACGGCGATCCGAACACGATATTGCACGGCTTGCACGAAGACAAAAAAGAAGCGGTAGATAAAATGGTTACCAATTTGGAGAAGCA gaTTGCAAAACGAGAGAAATACAGTAGACGTAGAATGCACAATGACGACGCGGATATCGATTATATCAACGAGCGTAACGCCAAGTTCAATCAGAAATTGGAGAGATTCTACGGCGAGTATACTCGGGAAACGAAGCTAAACTTGGAGAGGGGTACGGCTATATAA